DNA from Haloferax volcanii DS2:
TGCACGACGAACTCGATGCGGTCGCCGGAGAAGTCGACGCGACGCCCGCGCAGACGGCGCTCGCGTGGCTCATGCACCGCGACGGCGTCACCGCACCCATCGTCGGCGCGCGCACGGTCGAACAGCTGACCGAGAACCTCGAAGCCGCGACCATCGACCTCACGGACGAGCAGGTCGACCGCCTGACCGGGGCGAAGCCCGACCCCTACGTGGGGCTCTAACGGCCTATTTGGGCAGTATTACACGCCCTCGCGAATCGTCTTGTAGAGGTGCGCGAGCGTCTTCATCCCCGGCGCGTTCCGTTCGAGGGAGTAGAAGGGGTGAAGTTCGGGGTTGAACTTCGCCTTGTATCGGTTGATGCGGCGGTTGTTCGCGCCGACGAGGTCGTAAGTCGTCCGCCCGCGGTCCATCGCGTCGCGCATGATGCGCCAGTCCAGCAGGTCGTTGATGGCGAGGTCTGAGTCCACGTCGGCCCGGACGCCGCCCTGCCACCGCGACACCGTCTCCTTGTAGTCGACGGCGAGGATTCCGCCGGCGAACTCGCCGTCGATTCGGAGGACGTAGGGGCGAATCTGTCCCTCGGGAAGGGTGGCGTAGAGGTCCCTGACGAACTCCGGCGACGACCGATAGGAGATGCCCTGCGCTTCGTAGCGCGAGGCGACCTGTTCGACGATGCGCTCGATTGCTTCGGGGCCGCCCTCCTCGATGGTGTACGCGTCGTCGAGCGCGTTCCGAATGTTCGACCGGGCGTCGCTACTGAAGCTCATGAACACGTCGTCGACGCCGGGCGAGAGGTCGACGTGGTAGGTGTACTGCGGCGTTATCGCGTAGTCGTTCCACGAGAACGCCCTGAGGTCGTCGTACCGGCCGTCGAGTCGGATGTGGGCGTAGCGCGGCCGAATCTCGTCGCGGACCCATGCGAGACAGTCGTCGATGAACTCGTGGTGTCGTCCCTCGCGCTTTCGCTGTTTCATGTGGTCCATGTTCAGGAGGACCGGACCGAGGTACGCGACGCGAAGCTCCGGCGGCGGCGAAAACACCGTCGCTATCGGCCCCTTGTTGATCCGGAACACCGGAAACAGTCCGACGACCTCCTCGCCTTTTCGTCCGACGAGCGGAACCAACTCCGCGCCCGCGTGCGCCGCCTGAATCTCCAGCGCGTCGTACTGATGGAACGCGTTGCCATGCGGTGACTGTTCGACGAACGTGTCCCAGCCGTGGACGTCGTCTCCAGTCGCCCGCCGAACCTCGATACTCATGAGTAAGGTGCCTGAACTGTCGCGTCAGCCCTCTTTGTTATGCGCCCGTTATGCGGGTGATTTGACCCGCTTCGGACGGCTCACAACCGCATCACGGCAGTCGTTAACGGCAAATTTCTGATAAGAATCCGACGACGGTGCAGACGTTCGCGGGTCGGAAGTCGACGAGTCGGGAGGAAGCCGTCAAAGCGGGGACTACCCTCGCGTTTGTAACGCCGGGTCGAAGCCACCGTTTTACGCGGTGAGACCGAACTTCGACCATGGCCGGTCTCTCCGAACGCGCCGCGTCGCTCGTGACGAG
Protein-coding regions in this window:
- a CDS encoding lipid II:glycine glycyltransferase FemX codes for the protein MSIEVRRATGDDVHGWDTFVEQSPHGNAFHQYDALEIQAAHAGAELVPLVGRKGEEVVGLFPVFRINKGPIATVFSPPPELRVAYLGPVLLNMDHMKQRKREGRHHEFIDDCLAWVRDEIRPRYAHIRLDGRYDDLRAFSWNDYAITPQYTYHVDLSPGVDDVFMSFSSDARSNIRNALDDAYTIEEGGPEAIERIVEQVASRYEAQGISYRSSPEFVRDLYATLPEGQIRPYVLRIDGEFAGGILAVDYKETVSRWQGGVRADVDSDLAINDLLDWRIMRDAMDRGRTTYDLVGANNRRINRYKAKFNPELHPFYSLERNAPGMKTLAHLYKTIREGV